Genomic DNA from Salinibacter pepae:
GTGCCCCCGCGCTGGGTGAAGGTGCCGATGCCGCCCCGGAGGGACGTGAAGCCGTCCGCGGAGGCGAGCCAGGCGGGGAGGGACGAGAGGGCCGGAGCGGCGGCGAGGGCAAGGCCGCACTGGCGAAGAAATGTACGGCGAGACGACATGGAATTGGGGGGAATTGTTGCGATAAAATGTAGAGTTCAACGTAGCCCCCGCCGGCGGCGAATGCCAGCGCACCGGCCCGCGAAGAGACAAGATTTTCCAACCCTGGCGAGCCTCACACGCAAGGGGGGATGGGATCGTCTCCGTCCTCCAGGGCGTTGAGGTGTGCGCTTGTATGCACGCTCGTCTTGTTTGCTGCACCCCCTGACTACTCGCTCATGAACGATTCGACGGACGCCCAGGACGTGAGCCAGGCACGTGTCTGGCTGTGGGCGGCCCGGCCCAAAACGCTCGGGGCGGCCGTCGCCCCTGTGCTCGTCGGGACGGGGATGGCCCTTGAGGCCGGCGCGTGGCACCTTCTCTCGGCGCTCCTGGCCCTTGCCGGGGCGGTGCTCATCCAGGTCGGGGTGAACTACCACAACGACTACGCCGACTACGTGCAGGGCGCGGACACCCCAGAGCGCGTGGGGCCGCTCCGGGTCACGCAGGCCGGGCTCGTGGCCCCTCAAACGATGCGACGGGCTACGATTCTGGTCTTCGGCCTCGCCGTGATGGCCGGCCTCTACCTCATCGCGCGGGGCGGATGGCCCATTCTGGCCGTGGGCGCGGCGTCGATTGGGGCGGCCATCTGGTACACCGCGGGCCGGTATTCGCTCGCGGCCCTCGGGCTGGCCGATGTGTTTGTGTTCGTGTTCTTCGGCCCCGTGGCGGTGGGGGGCACCTACTACGTGCAGGCCCTGTCGCTGCCGACAGAGGTGCTCCTCGCCGGGGGGGGGCCGGGGCTGCTGTCGATCGGCATTCTACTGGTGAACAACGTTCGGGACGTGGCGGAAGACCGTCGGGCCGGCAAGCGGACGCTCGTCGTGCGCTTCGGCCGGCGATTTGGGGTCGCCGCGTACGGGGCCTGCCTGGTCGGGGCCCTGTTGCTCGCAGGACTTTTGGCGGCGGGCCTGTTCGGGACGACGCCCCACCCGTGGGCGGCCCTGCCCCTCGGGTTGCTCCCGCTCGCGATCGGGCCCATCCGGAGACTGTCCGAGACGACGGATCCGGAGGCGCTGAACCCACTGCTCGGGGCGACCGGCCGCATCCTGGTGCTCTGGGCCCTCCTCTTCGCCGTTGGCTGGAACCTCTGATGCCCCCGTGCCCGTGACGATCTCGGAGAGTGCTTTGTACAGGTACGCGCTTCCGCTCACCGCGCCGCTCCAGCTGGGGGGCGAGGCGGTGACCCGGCGCCGGGGCGTGCTCGTGCGGCTAACGACGGAGGAGGGCTGCGTCGGCTGGGGCGACGCCGCGCCCCTGCCGGGCTTCAGTGACGAAACACTGGGGGACGTTGAACAGCACGCCCGCGCCGCACTTCCTCGCTGGACAGGCAGATCCTTCTTCGACGCTCAGGGGGACCTTGACGCCCTGCTGCAGGCCCTTCCCTTCGAGGCGGAGGCCCCGTCGTCCTTCCGGTTTGCGGTGGAAGGGGCCCTGGTGGGGGCCGCTGCCGGGGCGCACGAGACGTCTGTCCCGCAGATGCTGGGGACGCCACGACAGACCGTGGCGCTGAACGCCCTGCTCCCGCGCGCTGGGGAAAACGGCCCCACGCAGGCCGTGCGGCGGCAAGAGGAGGGCTACCGGGCCGTCAAGGTGAAAGTGGGGCGGGGGGACGTCGAAGAGGATGTCGCACGCGTCCGGGCGATTCGGGAGGCCCTCGACGCGTCCGTTGCCCTTCGTGCCGACGCAAACCGCGCCTGGTCGTTTGATGAGGCCGTGACGTTCGCCGACGGCATCGACGATCTGCACATCGCCTACGTGGAGGAGCCCCTCGCCGACCCGGCCCGCCTGGACGATTTCATCGAGAGAACGAGTCTCCCCGTGGCGCTCGACGAGACGACCCGGGAAGCCCCGCCCGCAACCCTCCGAGGCCTGCCGGGCGTGACGGCCGTAATCCTCAAGCCGACGCTCCTCGGGGGCCTGCTGCGCACACGAGAGTGGGGGCGCGTCGCACGAGATGCGGGCGCGGCCCCTGTCCTCAGCGGCTCCTACGAGTCCGGGGTCGGGATTCAGATGCTCGTGGCGCTGGCGGCGTCCGGGCCGGCGGTGCCCGTGGGCCTGTCCACGTACGACCGCCTCGCGGCCGACGTGTACGACCCTCCGCTCCCGATCGGCGGCCCAAACGTGGACGTGCCCGCCGTCGCGACGCCCTCCACGGCTCGCATCGCGTGGGGGCGGCTCGATCTCATCGAACGCGTTTCGGCCTGATCCGCACACCATGGCTGCCGGCCCCTATGCCCCGTGTCCGATTCATCGCCACGCCCAGGCGCGTCCCGATGCCTTGGCGCTCTGGACGCCCGACCGACGGTGGACGTACGCGGCACTTGACGCAGCGGTCGCGGCCACCGGCCGGCACCTGCGGGAGCGGGGGTGGGCCGACGGGGCACGTGTCGCGCTTCGGCTGCCGCCAGAACCGGCGTTTGTGGTGCTGCTGTGGGCCTTGTGGCGCGAGGGGGCCGTGGCCGCCCCGATCAGTACCCGCCTCCCGGACGTGGAGGCCTGGCGGGCCACGAGTCGGCTCCACGCCCGTGGTCTCGTCACCCGGAACCGTGAGGCGCTAAACGAGGGAGGCGGGGGGGCAGACGCCGTGCCTCCCGAGTCACTCGTGGTCCGAAATGCCACGAGCAGGCCCGCGTCGACCGCCCGGTCGATCCGTCGCCGGGCGACCATTCTCTTCACGTCCGGCAGCACGGGCCGCCCAACCGCCGTCCTGCACTCCTGGGCAAATCATCTGTACAGCGCGAAGGGGGCGAACGCGAACGTCCCCCTCCGGGTCGGGGATCGGTGGCTGCTTTCGTTGCCGTTGTATCACGTGGGGGGACTGGCCATTCTTGTCCGGTGTGCGCTGGCCGGGGCCGCCGTGGCGGTGCCGGGCCGGGACGCGTCTGTTTCGGAGGCGGGGGCCACGACCGGGGCGACCCACCTGTCCCTCGTGCCGACCCAGCTCCGTCGCCTCCTGGATGCCCGACAGGGGCGGGCCCCGGAGCGGGTGCGCGCCGTCCTCGTCGGAGGGGGGCCCATTCCGTCCGGGCTCCTGCGCCGGGGCTCCGATCGGGGATGGCCCCTGCACACCAGCTACGGCTCCACCGAGATGGCATCGCAGATCACCACGACGTCCCCTGGGGCCTCGCGTGCGGACCTGCAGACGGCCGGGCGCCGGCTCCCGCACCGCCGCGTGCGGATTGCGGAGGACGGCCACATCCTCGTTGCGGGGCCGTCCTTGTGCGTGGGCGTAATCGAAGGGGACACCCTCCGGGATCCGCGCGAAGACGGCTGGTACCCGACGGGCGACGTGGGGCACGTCGACGCACAGGGACGCCTCCACGTGCAGGGACGTGTCGATCGGCAGTTCGTCTCGGGGGGGGAGAACATCCAGCCCGAAGAGATTGAGGCGGCGCTCGAACGGGTCGACGAGATCGAGCGGGCGGTGGTCGTGGCGGTTCCCCACGAGGCCTACGGGCATCGGCCCGTGGCCTTCGTCCGGACGCGCGGCCCCCTGCGGCCGGACGCCTGGCGCCAGACGCTGTCGACGTCCCTGCCCAAATTTAAGCTCCCGGATGCCATTCGCTCCCTTCCCGAGGCCGCCGTGGACGGGCAGTTGAAAGTGGACCATGAGGCCCTGCGTCAACGGGCCCGGAGGGGGTAGAAGAAACGGCGCCCGGTGCCCAGAAGATCGGGATTGCGTTCGGAAAACGATGCAGGACTGTTGCATTCGGCGGGCCTGCCCGTTTCCTTAAGGACGCACCAGCAGTCGATAAACACCCCTCTTCGATACGTCCCGAAATTGGAAGCGCTTCCGAAATGGACACACCGCCCCCTGTTCCCGACGTGACGCCGCTGCATGGAGAGCGGATCACGTTTACGCCGCTCCGAATGGAAAACATCCACACGCACTTCCGCTGGAACAACGACCCGGAATTGAATCGCCTCGACAGTGAGGTGCCGTACGAGGAGGAGTCGTTCGGGGCGTTCAAGGGGCGGTTCGAGCGCATGTGTGAAGAGTCGTCCCCCTCGACCCGGACGTTCGAAATTCATGCCCTTGAGGAGGACACGCTCATCGGCGTGGCCTATGCGGCGCACATCAATCCGCACAGCCGCCACGCGAAGGTCGGCATCACGATTGGGGATCGGGACTACTGGGGCCGTGGCTACGGTCGCGCCTCGTTTGAGATGCTGCTCTCGTACTGCTTCGATCAGGGAAACCTGCACCGCGTGAGCGCGGAGACCTTCGAGTACCACACGGCGTGGCGGGATCTGATCGAAGGAATGGGGTTCACGAGGGAAGGGACGGCGCGGGACTACCTGCGCCGAGACGGGCGCTACTGGGACAAGGGCCTGTACGCCCTCTTGGCACCAGCGTATCGGGCACGCCGGGGGGAGGCACGGCAGGAGCCGTCCGTGGAGGCGGCGTGAGGAGGCCTGCAGGGAAACAGAGGTGGGGACAGGAGGGGCGGAGTCGGGCCCCGCGGCCGGGAAGCTAGTCGGCCAGGCGCTCCAGCCAGACGACCAGGAGGTCGTCCTCAAAGCTGTCGGAGGGGCTTCGGGACAGAACCCCGTCCAGCAGGGCCTGAATTGGGGCGTCGCCGCCGTAGGCCTCCACGGCGAGGTCCCGGACGCCGTCCTCGCCCAGCATGCTGCCGTCCTGGGTGTGCTGTTCCGTGAGGCCGTCGGTGTAAGACACCAGGGCGGTGCCTGGGTCGAGGTCCAACGAGACCTCCGAGAAGCGCACGTCCTCTTCCAGGCCCAGGATCAGGTCGCTGTGCTCATGAATTGTGGCTCCGTCCGGACGTACCAGGACGGGGCGGCAGTGGCCCGCGTTCGCGTACGTGACGGTGTGGGCGTGAGGGTCCCAGTGGAGGAGCAGAAACGTTGCGAACGTGTCCTCCAGCACATCGTCGTTGAGGAGCATGTCGTTCAGCTCGCCCATCAGGGCGGCCGGGGAGGTCGACTCCTCCAGCAAGGTGTGGAGGGTGCCCCGCACGTAGCTTAGGAAGCTAAAGGCGTAGAATTTGGCCCGGAGGCCCTTGCCCATCACGTCCCCAATCGTGAGGAAGTAGGTGCCCTCGTCGGTCTCCGTCCAGTCGAAGAGGTCGCCGCCGCCCTGCTCGCGGGACTCGCTGTAAAAGTCGAGCTCGTAGCCGCCCATTTCCGGCGTCTCGTCCGGCAGGAGGCGGTTGGAAAAGTCGCGCCCGATTTCCGCGTCGAGCTGGGTCTGGAACATGTCGATGCGTTCCAGGAGGCGCTCCACCCGAGAGAGCAACGTTTCCATGTCGAAGGGCTTGGTGATGTAGTCGTCCACGCCCTTCCGCTCGCCCTGCTGGCGCGCCTCTTCGTCGGCCCGGGCCGTGAGGAAGATGAACGGAATGACGCGCGTGTTCTTGTCGGTTTGCAGGGCCGACTGCAGCGCGAAGCCGTCCATCTTCGGCATCATGATGTCCGAAATGATCAGGTCGGGGATGGTCTCCTCAATTTGATCCAGGGCCTCCTCGCCATTTGTGGCGGTGTAGACCTCGTAGTGCTTGCCGAGGCGGTACTTCAGAAGCTCCCGAACCGTGCTATCATCCTCAACAACTAAAATAGTGTGTTCAGCCATGGATCGTGGTCGGAGGGGATGATAAATTCGAAGCGGTGAAGGCCGTCCTCCGTCGGCGAATACGAAAGGTCATCGGTACACGTCTTGATGATCCGGAGGCCCATGCCGCGCTCCGGGAAGGCCTCCGGGTCCTCGT
This window encodes:
- a CDS encoding 1,4-dihydroxy-2-naphthoate polyprenyltransferase — translated: MNDSTDAQDVSQARVWLWAARPKTLGAAVAPVLVGTGMALEAGAWHLLSALLALAGAVLIQVGVNYHNDYADYVQGADTPERVGPLRVTQAGLVAPQTMRRATILVFGLAVMAGLYLIARGGWPILAVGAASIGAAIWYTAGRYSLAALGLADVFVFVFFGPVAVGGTYYVQALSLPTEVLLAGGGPGLLSIGILLVNNVRDVAEDRRAGKRTLVVRFGRRFGVAAYGACLVGALLLAGLLAAGLFGTTPHPWAALPLGLLPLAIGPIRRLSETTDPEALNPLLGATGRILVLWALLFAVGWNL
- the menC gene encoding o-succinylbenzoate synthase, with product MPVTISESALYRYALPLTAPLQLGGEAVTRRRGVLVRLTTEEGCVGWGDAAPLPGFSDETLGDVEQHARAALPRWTGRSFFDAQGDLDALLQALPFEAEAPSSFRFAVEGALVGAAAGAHETSVPQMLGTPRQTVALNALLPRAGENGPTQAVRRQEEGYRAVKVKVGRGDVEEDVARVRAIREALDASVALRADANRAWSFDEAVTFADGIDDLHIAYVEEPLADPARLDDFIERTSLPVALDETTREAPPATLRGLPGVTAVILKPTLLGGLLRTREWGRVARDAGAAPVLSGSYESGVGIQMLVALAASGPAVPVGLSTYDRLAADVYDPPLPIGGPNVDVPAVATPSTARIAWGRLDLIERVSA
- the menE gene encoding o-succinylbenzoate--CoA ligase, with amino-acid sequence MAAGPYAPCPIHRHAQARPDALALWTPDRRWTYAALDAAVAATGRHLRERGWADGARVALRLPPEPAFVVLLWALWREGAVAAPISTRLPDVEAWRATSRLHARGLVTRNREALNEGGGGADAVPPESLVVRNATSRPASTARSIRRRATILFTSGSTGRPTAVLHSWANHLYSAKGANANVPLRVGDRWLLSLPLYHVGGLAILVRCALAGAAVAVPGRDASVSEAGATTGATHLSLVPTQLRRLLDARQGRAPERVRAVLVGGGPIPSGLLRRGSDRGWPLHTSYGSTEMASQITTTSPGASRADLQTAGRRLPHRRVRIAEDGHILVAGPSLCVGVIEGDTLRDPREDGWYPTGDVGHVDAQGRLHVQGRVDRQFVSGGENIQPEEIEAALERVDEIERAVVVAVPHEAYGHRPVAFVRTRGPLRPDAWRQTLSTSLPKFKLPDAIRSLPEAAVDGQLKVDHEALRQRARRG
- a CDS encoding GNAT family N-acetyltransferase gives rise to the protein MDTPPPVPDVTPLHGERITFTPLRMENIHTHFRWNNDPELNRLDSEVPYEEESFGAFKGRFERMCEESSPSTRTFEIHALEEDTLIGVAYAAHINPHSRHAKVGITIGDRDYWGRGYGRASFEMLLSYCFDQGNLHRVSAETFEYHTAWRDLIEGMGFTREGTARDYLRRDGRYWDKGLYALLAPAYRARRGEARQEPSVEAA
- a CDS encoding SpoIIE family protein phosphatase, which produces MAEHTILVVEDDSTVRELLKYRLGKHYEVYTATNGEEALDQIEETIPDLIISDIMMPKMDGFALQSALQTDKNTRVIPFIFLTARADEEARQQGERKGVDDYITKPFDMETLLSRVERLLERIDMFQTQLDAEIGRDFSNRLLPDETPEMGGYELDFYSESREQGGGDLFDWTETDEGTYFLTIGDVMGKGLRAKFYAFSFLSYVRGTLHTLLEESTSPAALMGELNDMLLNDDVLEDTFATFLLLHWDPHAHTVTYANAGHCRPVLVRPDGATIHEHSDLILGLEEDVRFSEVSLDLDPGTALVSYTDGLTEQHTQDGSMLGEDGVRDLAVEAYGGDAPIQALLDGVLSRSPSDSFEDDLLVVWLERLAD